A window from Solanum stenotomum isolate F172 chromosome 7, ASM1918654v1, whole genome shotgun sequence encodes these proteins:
- the LOC125871735 gene encoding uncharacterized protein LOC125871735: NELLSCSPYSSQIVVYPFCRHTGVVVYGHEYYFGGGIQHAPAGTTPYGTPIQVVDLGVTHIPKDVFEMYLQEISPRYTAETYSLLTHNCNNFSNEIAQFLVGATIPDYILNLPNEVTNSPMGALIMPMIQQLESTLRANAVPQAPQFRPATVAPASQPTLSVGKSSSSGVYQSKKPESQDGEKKNVPPAVKPVGEQEKTPANGVVKDPLGDARSKVQEEITREFAAIMATGTLRASEAAALATKKVMQRYGDTFAAMN; encoded by the exons AATGAGTTGCTTTCCTGCTCTCCCTATTCAAGTCAGATTGTTGTGTATCCTTTCTGTAGGCACACAGGAGTAGTGGTTTATGGTCATGAATATTATTTTGGAGGTGGTATACAACATGCTCCAGCTGGGACGACACCATATGGAACTCCTATTCAAGTTGTAGACCTGGGTGTCACCCACATACCGAAGGATGTCTTTGAAATGTATTTACAAGAGATAAGCCCTCGATATACTGCAGAGACATACAGTTTGCTTACCCACAACTGCAACAATTTCAGCAATGAGATTGCTCAATTTTTGGTTGGTGCAACCATTCCAGATTATATTTTGAATCTTCCTAATGAGGTTACGAACAGCCCGATGGGTGCCCTTATAA TGCCTATGATACAACAACTGGAATCAACGTTGAGGGCTAATGCGGTACCACAAGCACCCCAGTTCAGACCAGCTACTGTTGCTCCTGCTTCCCAGCCGACACTTTCTGTTGGGAAGTCCTCTAGTAGTGGTGTTTATCAATCTAAAAAGCCCGAGAGCCAAGATGGAGAGAAGAAGAATGTGCCCCCTGCGGTGAAACCTGTGGGAGAGCAGGAGAAGACACCTGCTAATGGTGTTGTGAAAGATCCTCTTGGGGATGCTCGAAGCAAGGTACAAGAGGAAATCACCCGTGAATTTGCTGCAATCATGGCTACTGGGACATTGCGTGCAAGTGAGGCTGCTGCTTTAGCAACTAAAAAAGTTATGCAAAGATATGGAGATACATTTGCTGCTATGAACTAA